A single Pseudodesulfovibrio aespoeensis Aspo-2 DNA region contains:
- a CDS encoding polysaccharide biosynthesis protein: MRLNLPNFRNFNFYAMLLADLAIFALALHLAYLFRFDFEVPRPFSAQYVGLLKYVLVFKGALFLLFGLYRGMWRYTSLDDYWKLLRVTALQSLILVSFVGFRFSFIGVPRSIFVIDWVLTLVLCSGLRLTIRAFYTRTVVLTGSAPGRRNVLMVGAGASAEKISRELTANPAHYNLVGFLDDDPGLKGRTIHGRPVLGQVEVMGTVADRLGVDEIFIAVSEASGEEMRRMVDICKDTGVPYKILPAMTEIIDGKVGIKTLRDIDYLDLLGRSPVSLDTERIEQYLTGQTVLVTGCGGSIGSELCRQIVRFRPRHLVLVDAGEFNLYEIEMELRNSLGFADCTTVLGSVADRPLMDRTFQTHRPSTVFHAAAYKHVPMLERNPWQAVRNNIEGSRAVMRAAVTAGVERFVVVSTDKAVRPTNVMGASKRVTELLMQSMSGQGTRFMAVRFGNVVGSSGSVVPLFRRQIAAGGPVTVTHPDVTRYFMSISEATQLILQAGSMGEAGTGGEVFVLDMGVPVRIADMAHDLIRLSGKEPGVDVEIVFTGLREGEKLFEELITEGEGIVRTEHRKILVVGSDTPVRVEDLDREIAALSRAADAHDGQAIRASLKRLVPEYTPEGN; this comes from the coding sequence ATGAGGCTGAACCTGCCCAATTTTCGCAACTTCAACTTTTACGCCATGCTCCTGGCGGACCTGGCCATCTTTGCCCTGGCCCTGCATCTGGCCTATCTTTTCCGTTTCGATTTCGAGGTGCCGCGACCCTTTTCGGCCCAGTACGTGGGGCTGCTCAAGTACGTGCTGGTCTTCAAGGGCGCGCTCTTTCTCCTTTTCGGGCTGTATCGCGGCATGTGGCGCTATACCAGCCTCGACGACTACTGGAAGCTGCTGCGGGTCACGGCCCTCCAGAGCCTGATCCTCGTATCTTTCGTGGGCTTCCGCTTCTCCTTCATCGGCGTGCCGCGCTCCATCTTTGTCATCGACTGGGTGCTGACCCTGGTCCTGTGCAGCGGCCTGCGGCTCACGATCCGCGCCTTCTACACCCGGACCGTGGTCCTGACCGGTTCCGCGCCGGGCAGGAGGAACGTGCTCATGGTCGGCGCTGGCGCGTCTGCCGAAAAGATCAGCCGCGAACTGACGGCCAACCCGGCCCATTACAACCTCGTGGGCTTCCTGGACGACGACCCCGGCCTCAAAGGGCGGACCATCCACGGCAGGCCCGTGCTCGGCCAAGTGGAGGTCATGGGCACCGTGGCGGATCGGCTTGGGGTGGACGAAATCTTCATCGCCGTGTCCGAGGCCTCTGGCGAAGAGATGCGGCGCATGGTGGACATCTGCAAGGATACGGGCGTGCCCTACAAGATCCTGCCCGCCATGACCGAGATCATCGACGGCAAGGTGGGCATCAAGACCCTGCGTGACATCGATTATCTCGACCTGCTGGGCCGCTCGCCCGTGAGCCTCGACACCGAGCGCATCGAGCAGTACCTGACCGGCCAGACCGTGCTGGTCACCGGGTGCGGCGGGTCCATCGGCTCAGAGCTGTGCCGCCAGATCGTGCGCTTTCGTCCGCGTCACCTCGTGCTGGTCGACGCCGGGGAGTTCAATCTCTACGAGATCGAGATGGAGCTGCGCAACAGCCTGGGCTTTGCCGACTGCACCACCGTGCTCGGCTCGGTGGCGGACAGGCCGCTCATGGACCGCACCTTCCAGACCCACAGGCCGTCCACGGTCTTCCACGCTGCGGCCTACAAGCACGTGCCCATGCTGGAGCGCAACCCGTGGCAGGCCGTGCGCAACAACATCGAGGGCTCGCGCGCGGTAATGCGGGCCGCCGTGACCGCCGGGGTGGAGCGGTTCGTGGTCGTGTCCACGGACAAGGCGGTGCGGCCCACCAATGTCATGGGCGCGAGCAAGCGCGTGACCGAGCTGCTGATGCAGTCCATGTCCGGCCAGGGCACCCGGTTCATGGCCGTGCGTTTTGGCAACGTGGTCGGCTCCAGCGGCTCGGTGGTCCCGCTGTTTCGGCGGCAGATAGCGGCGGGCGGACCGGTCACCGTGACCCATCCGGACGTGACCCGCTACTTCATGAGCATTTCAGAGGCCACCCAGCTCATTCTTCAGGCGGGCAGCATGGGCGAGGCCGGGACCGGCGGCGAGGTGTTTGTCCTCGACATGGGCGTGCCGGTGCGCATCGCGGACATGGCCCACGACCTTATCCGCCTCTCTGGCAAGGAACCGGGCGTGGATGTGGAGATCGTGTTCACCGGCCTGCGCGAGGGGGAGAAACTCTTTGAGGAGCTGATCACCGAGGGCGAGGGCATCGTGCGCACCGAGCACCGCAAGATCCTGGTGGTGGGCAGCGACACCCCGGTCCGTGTCGAGGACCTGGACCGTGAGATAGCGGCCCTGTCGCGCGCAGCGGACGCCCACGACGGCCAGGCCATCCGCGCCAGCCTCAAGCGGCTCGTGCCGGAATACACCCCTGAGGGTAACTAG
- a CDS encoding DegT/DnrJ/EryC1/StrS family aminotransferase — MATNDRIYLSPPHMGGSELGFVHQAFESNFIAPLGPQLAEFEAGCSRLTGHAHCVAVSSGTAAIHLGLRLLGVGPGDVVVASTLTFIGSISPATFLGADLHFVDCDAATWTMDPALLADAVAAIRAQGRRVAAVVPTDLYGQCADYDALLAVCDPLDVPLFVDAAESVGATYKGRHAGCRGVASAYSFNGNKIITTGGGGLLSSDDKAFITEARRLSQQARDPAPHYEHTTIGYNYRMSNVAAAIGLGQLAMLETFVARRRGIFDWYREALSHLPGVSFMPEAAYGQGNRWLTVMLLDEAAFGAAPEDVRLALEAENIESRPVWKPMHLQPVFRDVPCTGGQVSEDLFLRGLCLPSGTALTEADLTRVARVISGMAGRERKR, encoded by the coding sequence ATGGCGACCAACGACAGAATATATCTCTCCCCGCCCCACATGGGCGGTTCGGAACTCGGTTTCGTGCATCAGGCGTTCGAGTCCAACTTCATCGCGCCCCTGGGGCCGCAGCTGGCCGAGTTCGAGGCCGGGTGCTCCAGGCTGACCGGCCATGCCCATTGTGTGGCCGTGTCCAGCGGCACGGCGGCCATCCATCTGGGGCTGCGCCTGCTCGGGGTCGGCCCAGGCGACGTGGTGGTGGCCTCCACCCTGACCTTCATCGGCTCCATCTCCCCGGCCACCTTCCTGGGCGCTGACCTCCATTTCGTGGACTGCGACGCGGCCACCTGGACCATGGACCCGGCCCTGCTGGCCGATGCCGTGGCCGCCATCCGGGCGCAGGGGCGCCGCGTGGCCGCCGTGGTCCCCACCGATCTCTACGGCCAGTGCGCGGACTATGACGCCCTTTTGGCCGTGTGTGATCCGCTCGACGTGCCGCTGTTCGTGGACGCCGCCGAGTCCGTGGGCGCCACCTACAAGGGACGCCACGCCGGATGTCGGGGGGTTGCCTCGGCCTATTCTTTCAACGGCAACAAGATCATCACCACGGGCGGCGGCGGGCTGCTGTCCAGCGACGACAAGGCGTTCATAACCGAGGCCCGCCGGCTCTCGCAGCAGGCGCGCGATCCGGCCCCGCACTATGAGCACACCACCATCGGCTACAACTACCGCATGAGCAACGTGGCCGCGGCCATCGGCCTGGGCCAGCTCGCCATGCTCGAAACCTTCGTGGCCCGGCGCAGGGGTATCTTCGACTGGTACCGCGAGGCGCTCTCGCATCTGCCGGGCGTCTCGTTCATGCCAGAGGCCGCCTATGGCCAGGGCAACCGCTGGCTGACCGTGATGCTCCTGGACGAGGCCGCGTTCGGGGCCGCGCCCGAGGACGTGCGGCTGGCCCTGGAGGCGGAGAACATCGAGTCGCGCCCGGTCTGGAAGCCCATGCATCTGCAACCCGTGTTCAGGGATGTCCCGTGCACCGGCGGCCAGGTGAGCGAGGATCTGTTCCTGCGCGGCCTGTGCCTGCCTTCGGGCACGGCCCTGACCGAGGCGGACCTGACGCGCGTGGCCCGTGTTATTTCGGGCATGGCAGGCAGGGAGCGGAAGCGATGA
- a CDS encoding acetyltransferase: MKVLILGGGGHASVVADILAACAGVSVLGYIAPEPPPGQVDLVGLPRLGDEAAIATIAHDGVVVAIGDNRVRMEVAERLTAQGETLVSAIHPSAVIAPGVAMGPGCMVCAGVVVNPGATIGRNTILNTGCTVDHHCVLGDHVHIAPGVNLAGGVTVGNGAFIGIGACVIPGVTLGQWVVVGAGAAVIRDVGAGRSVVGVPARERT; this comes from the coding sequence ATGAAAGTGTTGATTCTCGGCGGCGGCGGACATGCCTCTGTTGTGGCCGACATTCTTGCGGCGTGCGCGGGCGTGTCCGTCCTCGGCTATATCGCCCCGGAACCCCCGCCGGGTCAGGTCGATCTTGTGGGTTTGCCCCGCTTGGGGGATGAAGCCGCCATCGCGACCATCGCGCATGACGGGGTGGTGGTGGCCATCGGCGACAACCGGGTGCGCATGGAGGTGGCCGAGAGGCTGACAGCCCAGGGCGAGACCCTGGTGTCGGCCATCCATCCCTCGGCGGTCATTGCGCCGGGTGTGGCCATGGGGCCGGGCTGCATGGTCTGTGCGGGCGTGGTGGTCAATCCGGGCGCGACCATCGGGCGCAACACCATTCTCAACACCGGCTGCACCGTGGACCACCACTGCGTGCTGGGCGATCACGTGCACATCGCGCCGGGCGTGAACCTGGCGGGCGGGGTGACCGTGGGCAATGGCGCGTTCATCGGCATTGGCGCGTGCGTCATTCCGGGCGTGACCTTGGGCCAGTGGGTCGTGGTGGGTGCCGGAGCCGCGGTCATCCGCGACGTGGGCGCAGGCAGATCCGTGGTCGGCGTTCCGGCCCGCGAAAGAACCTAG
- a CDS encoding ACP S-malonyltransferase, which yields MNRTAILFPGQGSQEQGMGRDVAESRDEAMDLWLFAERESGLPLREIYWDGGSGDMADTRALQPALTVVNLSLWLAARDRLTPVAAAGHSLGEFAALAASGALDGRDAIRAVCLRGRLMAEAGGEGHGMAAVVKLDQTEVERIVDQAASDTGRELRIANYNSPGQFVISGEREPLEAAAALVKEAKGRAIPLAVSGAFHSPLIREAADEFAAFLAGLTWKSPTFLVHHNATALPEPDPAGIALVMQRQMTSSVLWIQTIQTMWLAGVRHFAEVGPKNVLTKLLAPNLKDMTEAWTSTTIGSLEQAASL from the coding sequence ATGAACAGGACAGCGATACTTTTTCCGGGGCAGGGCTCCCAGGAGCAGGGCATGGGCCGCGATGTGGCCGAGAGCCGCGACGAGGCCATGGACCTGTGGCTTTTTGCCGAGCGGGAGTCCGGGCTTCCACTGCGTGAAATCTACTGGGACGGCGGCAGTGGCGACATGGCCGACACCCGCGCCCTGCAACCGGCCCTGACCGTGGTCAACCTCTCCCTGTGGCTGGCCGCCAGGGACCGGCTGACCCCGGTGGCCGCAGCCGGGCACAGCCTGGGCGAATTCGCGGCCCTGGCTGCCAGCGGCGCGCTGGACGGACGCGACGCCATCCGGGCCGTCTGCCTGCGCGGCAGGCTCATGGCCGAGGCCGGGGGCGAGGGCCACGGCATGGCCGCCGTGGTCAAGCTCGACCAGACCGAGGTGGAGCGGATCGTGGACCAGGCCGCCAGCGACACGGGCCGGGAGCTGCGCATCGCCAACTACAATTCGCCCGGCCAGTTCGTCATCAGCGGCGAGCGCGAGCCGCTGGAGGCCGCGGCCGCGCTGGTCAAAGAGGCCAAGGGACGGGCCATCCCCTTGGCCGTGTCCGGCGCGTTCCACAGCCCGCTCATCCGCGAGGCCGCCGACGAGTTCGCCGCCTTTCTGGCCGGACTGACCTGGAAAAGCCCGACCTTTCTGGTTCACCACAACGCCACGGCCCTGCCCGAGCCGGACCCGGCAGGCATCGCCCTGGTCATGCAGCGGCAGATGACATCCTCGGTCCTCTGGATCCAGACCATCCAAACCATGTGGCTGGCCGGGGTGCGCCACTTTGCCGAGGTCGGCCCCAAGAACGTCCTGACCAAGCTGCTCGCGCCCAATCTCAAGGACATGACCGAGGCATGGACCTCGACCACCATCGGCAGCCTGGAACAGGCCGCATCCCTGTGA
- the aroE gene encoding shikimate dehydrogenase, translating into MTARYGIIGWPLGHTMSPTLHNWGFGQIGLDAVYKAWPLEPEGVADFIRRVRTEPIMGASVTIPHKRAVMPLLDRLTDRARTVGAVNTLYWDGDQLCGENTDVTGLVAPLRQLGQLPGSALVLGAGGAARAAVIGFRELGVPDIRIANRTPDKARAIASELSVRAVAWEARMDQGAGIVCNTTPLGMSGDLAQATPWDADRFEPGMIAYDIVYNPLRTRFLREAGAAGCRTVSGLEMFLHQGLAQFQLWTGHALDEGGARELLLAILDRPDR; encoded by the coding sequence GTGACCGCCCGATACGGCATCATCGGCTGGCCCCTGGGCCACACCATGAGCCCGACCCTGCACAACTGGGGGTTCGGCCAGATCGGCCTCGACGCCGTGTACAAGGCATGGCCCCTGGAGCCGGAAGGCGTGGCCGACTTCATCCGCCGCGTGCGAACCGAGCCGATCATGGGCGCAAGCGTGACCATCCCCCACAAGCGGGCGGTCATGCCGCTTCTGGACCGGCTGACCGACCGCGCCAGGACCGTGGGCGCGGTCAACACCCTGTACTGGGACGGCGATCAGCTCTGCGGCGAGAACACTGACGTGACCGGCCTCGTGGCCCCGCTCAGGCAGCTGGGCCAGCTGCCCGGATCGGCCCTGGTCCTGGGCGCGGGCGGCGCGGCCAGGGCCGCGGTTATCGGATTCCGGGAGCTCGGCGTCCCGGACATCAGGATCGCCAACCGCACGCCGGACAAGGCGCGCGCAATCGCCAGCGAGCTTTCGGTGCGCGCCGTGGCCTGGGAGGCGCGCATGGACCAGGGCGCGGGCATCGTCTGCAACACCACGCCCCTTGGCATGTCCGGCGATCTGGCACAGGCCACCCCGTGGGACGCGGACCGGTTCGAGCCGGGCATGATCGCCTACGACATCGTCTACAACCCCCTGCGCACCCGTTTCCTGCGCGAGGCCGGGGCCGCCGGGTGCCGGACCGTGTCGGGTCTGGAGATGTTCCTGCACCAGGGGCTGGCCCAGTTCCAGCTGTGGACCGGCCATGCCCTGGACGAGGGAGGGGCCAGGGAACTCCTGCTTGCCATTCTCGACAGGCCGGACCGTTGA
- a CDS encoding peptidylprolyl isomerase gives MRKIEIFIGTLLLTCLLGLPWGTAWAQGGGPNPVVVFDTSMGRFMVMLYPGEAPETVKNFLRYVDEGFYDGTLFHRVVTDKDFKRNNVAGHNPIPYNIIQGGGFEMGMRMKQTHPPIANEAIKAMVNQKGTIAMARGNAPDSATAQFFINIKDNPSFDYKTIPDRIDPDKVIIKEGYCAFGRVIRGMDVVEEISQVETATLAPHENVPVKPVVIIKAYRPQ, from the coding sequence ATGAGAAAAATCGAGATTTTTATCGGCACACTGCTCCTGACCTGTCTGCTCGGCCTGCCCTGGGGCACGGCCTGGGCCCAGGGTGGAGGCCCCAACCCGGTGGTGGTCTTTGACACGAGCATGGGGCGGTTCATGGTCATGCTCTACCCGGGCGAGGCCCCGGAGACGGTCAAGAATTTCCTGCGCTATGTGGACGAGGGCTTCTACGACGGCACCCTCTTCCACCGCGTGGTCACGGACAAGGACTTCAAGCGCAACAACGTGGCCGGGCACAACCCCATCCCCTACAACATCATCCAGGGCGGCGGCTTCGAGATGGGCATGCGCATGAAACAGACCCACCCGCCCATCGCCAACGAGGCGATCAAGGCCATGGTCAACCAGAAGGGCACCATTGCCATGGCCCGCGGCAATGCCCCGGACTCGGCCACGGCCCAGTTCTTCATCAACATCAAGGACAACCCCTCCTTTGACTACAAGACGATCCCGGACCGCATTGATCCGGACAAGGTCATCATCAAGGAAGGCTACTGCGCCTTTGGCAGGGTGATCAGGGGGATGGACGTGGTCGAGGAGATCAGCCAGGTGGAGACCGCCACCCTGGCCCCGCACGAGAACGTGCCCGTCAAGCCGGTGGTCATCATCAAGGCCTACAGGCCGCAATAG
- a CDS encoding HDOD domain-containing protein, which yields MTRREEILSTVSRVVAIPCCATKAAAMLCDPDADMAELALIIEHDPGLTANLLKIVNASFFGGGKPMLTAREAIRRLGTLQVLQFIISTGVAPSFVHRIDGYDLAPSMHLQHSVAVAMAARELGRVLGLDAPEHTFTAGLLSGIGKILLGTYVKINAKPILALAMEQGLSFDQAEDAVLGINHAELGGILLQSWGLPLDITEVVCHHLRPDESPEPGVVLDLVHIGNALAKMIGVGLGVDGLNYVPSAAVIQRLGLTAEIVDRVSANVVVELRTVWSLFLECAEDACPV from the coding sequence ATGACCAGACGCGAAGAGATTCTGTCCACAGTCTCGCGGGTCGTCGCCATCCCCTGCTGCGCCACCAAGGCGGCGGCAATGCTGTGCGACCCGGACGCGGACATGGCGGAACTGGCCCTGATCATCGAGCATGATCCCGGCCTGACAGCAAACCTGCTCAAGATCGTCAACGCCTCCTTCTTCGGCGGCGGCAAGCCCATGCTCACGGCCCGCGAGGCCATCCGCCGTCTGGGCACCCTGCAGGTGCTCCAGTTCATCATCTCCACGGGCGTGGCCCCCTCCTTTGTGCACAGGATCGACGGCTACGATTTGGCGCCGAGCATGCACCTGCAACATTCGGTGGCCGTGGCCATGGCGGCCAGGGAGCTGGGCCGGGTGCTCGGCCTGGACGCTCCGGAGCACACCTTCACCGCCGGGCTGCTCTCGGGCATCGGCAAGATCCTGCTGGGCACCTATGTAAAAATTAATGCCAAACCCATCCTGGCCCTGGCCATGGAGCAAGGGCTGAGCTTCGACCAGGCCGAGGACGCCGTGCTCGGCATCAACCACGCCGAGTTGGGCGGCATCCTGCTCCAGTCCTGGGGATTGCCTCTTGATATCACCGAGGTCGTCTGCCACCACCTGCGGCCCGACGAATCTCCGGAGCCGGGCGTGGTCCTCGATCTGGTCCACATCGGCAATGCCCTGGCCAAGATGATCGGCGTGGGGCTCGGCGTGGACGGTCTCAACTACGTCCCGTCCGCAGCCGTCATCCAGCGCCTCGGGCTGACGGCGGAGATAGTGGACAGGGTCAGCGCCAATGTCGTGGTCGAACTGCGCACGGTCTGGAGCCTGTTCCTTGAGTGCGCCGAGGATGCCTGCCCCGTGTGA
- a CDS encoding chemotaxis protein CheD yields the protein MALHIVNISDMKLSADREDVIVTYSLGSCLGVTVYDPKAGIGAMVHCLLPHAGAARDKARANPYMFVNTGVAMMVRKLMDRGAEKRRIIFKAAGGANMRGDNLFNTGARNFEALDKLLDRNSVTLSASNVGGTIPRTMFLHLDTGRVVVRSLGEEKDI from the coding sequence ATGGCCCTGCATATCGTCAACATATCCGACATGAAGCTCTCGGCGGACCGGGAGGACGTCATTGTCACCTATTCCCTGGGCTCCTGCCTTGGCGTCACGGTCTACGACCCCAAGGCCGGCATAGGCGCGATGGTCCATTGCCTGCTCCCCCACGCCGGGGCGGCCAGGGACAAGGCGCGCGCCAACCCCTACATGTTCGTCAACACCGGGGTGGCCATGATGGTCCGCAAGCTCATGGACCGGGGGGCCGAGAAGCGGCGCATCATCTTCAAGGCCGCCGGGGGAGCAAACATGCGCGGTGACAACCTCTTCAACACCGGGGCGCGCAACTTCGAAGCCCTGGACAAGCTGCTCGACCGCAACTCTGTCACCCTGTCCGCCTCCAATGTCGGCGGCACCATTCCCCGAACCATGTTTTTGCATCTGGATACGGGCCGTGTTGTGGTCCGTTCCCTGGGAGAGGAGAAAGACATATGA
- a CDS encoding ABC transporter ATP-binding protein, protein MARSTNLHYLGNAHLLKRSIGYFAPYKGRVVFAVIAMLLYAPIAPALAWLTKYVTDDVLVAKDLSVLKMCIFGFVILIVLKGVFQFVQTYIMNATGILVLKDMRRDLFNKIVRLPMPFFAESEIGMLMSRIINDVVAVRQSLPSIIMFVRQIFTLIGLIGTVIYLDASLAFWSLVVMPLALYPIVFFGKKVRKYGRKIQAELSGVNVILEEGFSGIKVIKAFANEVREGLRFNVENEKLTKIVIRQIFYNESSSRVMDLVAAGAGATVLWVGGSRVVEGIITPGDLTAFLLCLVQLYEPIKKINMSNHQIQAGLAGAERVFDIFDSPEIQVEDEGDVVFDGTFDELRLEDIHFSYPGTASPAINGVSLTIKAGQRVAIVGPSGSGKTTLVNLIPRFYDPQQGRILLNGTPLGDYTLNSLRRGLGLVSQDTFLFNLSMRENIAYARDEYAMEEVECAARSAYAHDFIMAMPQGYDTVVGEGGVKISGGQKQRLTIARAIMKNPSLLILDEATSALDTESERVVQDALENLMQGRTSLVIAHRLSTIFTADVIVVMEQGKVVATGSHKDLLASCPLYNRLYQMQFDDSIR, encoded by the coding sequence TTGGCCCGTTCCACCAACCTGCATTATCTCGGGAATGCCCACCTGCTCAAGCGCAGCATCGGCTATTTCGCCCCCTACAAGGGGCGGGTGGTTTTCGCCGTCATCGCCATGCTCCTCTACGCGCCCATCGCCCCGGCCCTGGCCTGGCTGACCAAATACGTCACCGACGACGTGTTGGTGGCCAAAGACTTGAGCGTGCTCAAAATGTGCATCTTCGGCTTTGTCATCCTGATCGTTCTCAAGGGCGTGTTCCAGTTCGTCCAGACATACATCATGAACGCCACCGGCATCCTGGTGCTCAAAGACATGCGCCGCGACCTGTTCAACAAGATCGTGCGCCTGCCCATGCCGTTTTTCGCCGAGAGCGAGATAGGCATGCTCATGAGCCGGATCATCAACGACGTGGTGGCCGTGCGCCAGAGCCTGCCGAGCATCATCATGTTCGTGCGCCAGATATTCACCCTCATCGGCCTGATCGGCACGGTCATCTATCTCGACGCCTCCCTGGCCTTCTGGAGTCTGGTGGTCATGCCCCTGGCCCTGTACCCCATCGTCTTTTTCGGAAAAAAGGTGCGCAAGTACGGGCGCAAGATCCAGGCCGAACTGTCCGGGGTCAACGTCATCCTTGAAGAGGGGTTCTCGGGCATCAAGGTGATCAAGGCCTTTGCCAACGAGGTGCGCGAGGGGCTGCGCTTCAACGTGGAAAACGAAAAACTGACCAAGATCGTCATCCGGCAGATTTTCTACAACGAGAGCTCGTCACGGGTCATGGATTTAGTGGCTGCCGGGGCCGGGGCCACGGTTCTATGGGTCGGCGGCAGCCGCGTGGTGGAGGGCATCATCACCCCTGGCGACCTGACCGCCTTCCTGCTCTGTCTGGTCCAGCTCTACGAGCCGATCAAGAAGATCAACATGTCCAACCACCAGATCCAGGCCGGTCTGGCCGGCGCGGAGCGGGTCTTCGACATCTTCGACTCCCCGGAGATTCAGGTCGAGGACGAGGGGGACGTCGTCTTTGACGGCACCTTTGACGAGTTGCGGCTCGAGGATATCCACTTTTCCTACCCCGGCACAGCGTCGCCCGCCATCAACGGGGTGTCCCTGACCATCAAGGCCGGGCAGCGCGTGGCCATCGTCGGCCCCAGCGGCTCGGGCAAGACCACGCTGGTCAACCTCATCCCCCGCTTCTACGACCCCCAGCAGGGGCGCATCCTGCTCAACGGGACGCCCCTTGGCGACTACACCCTGAACAGCCTGCGCCGGGGCCTTGGGCTCGTCTCCCAGGACACCTTTCTCTTCAACCTGTCCATGCGCGAGAACATCGCCTATGCCCGCGACGAGTATGCGATGGAAGAGGTGGAGTGCGCGGCCCGCAGCGCCTATGCCCATGACTTCATCATGGCCATGCCCCAAGGCTATGACACCGTGGTGGGCGAGGGCGGGGTCAAGATCTCCGGCGGCCAGAAGCAGCGGCTGACCATTGCCCGGGCCATCATGAAGAATCCCTCCCTGCTCATCCTCGACGAAGCCACCAGCGCGCTGGACACCGAATCCGAGCGGGTGGTCCAGGACGCGTTGGAAAACCTGATGCAGGGCCGCACCTCCCTGGTCATCGCGCACCGGCTGTCCACCATTTTCACCGCCGATGTCATCGTGGTCATGGAACAGGGCAAAGTCGTTGCCACGGGCTCCCACAAGGATCTGCTCGCATCCTGCCCGCTCTATAACCGTCTCTACCAGATGCAGTTCGACGACTCCATCCGGTAG
- a CDS encoding metallophosphoesterase family protein, translating to MSMPESGQYPLAVLADIHGNADALAAVLLDARQRGAVRFVNLGDTFYGPLDPAETWRMLRAMPMEAVLGNQDRILLDPDGPMAGMPAFRAAREALGGEGLAWLAALPATLVTATTRVTDRSIFLCHGTPASDTAYLLEDVATGRPVQRDRVAIETDLTLVPPGCTLVLAGHSHHQGMAVCGRITVVNPGSVGLPAYDDDAPPHAMASGSPHARYALLSPSPSGWDVLLTAVPYDWERAARLAQANGRSDWARWLATGLA from the coding sequence ATGAGCATGCCTGAAAGCGGACAATACCCCCTGGCCGTGCTGGCCGATATCCACGGCAATGCCGACGCCCTGGCAGCGGTGCTGCTGGACGCGAGGCAACGCGGCGCGGTCCGGTTCGTCAACCTGGGCGACACCTTCTACGGCCCGCTCGACCCTGCCGAAACATGGCGGATGCTGCGGGCCATGCCCATGGAGGCCGTGCTCGGCAACCAGGACCGCATCCTGCTCGACCCGGACGGGCCCATGGCCGGGATGCCCGCCTTCCGGGCCGCGCGTGAGGCACTGGGCGGCGAGGGGCTGGCCTGGCTGGCCGCGCTCCCGGCCACGCTGGTCACGGCCACCACGCGGGTCACGGACAGGAGCATCTTCCTGTGCCACGGCACGCCCGCCAGCGACACCGCCTACCTGCTGGAGGACGTGGCCACCGGAAGGCCGGTGCAGCGCGACAGGGTAGCCATCGAGACCGACCTGACCCTTGTCCCGCCCGGCTGCACCCTGGTCCTGGCCGGACACAGCCACCACCAGGGCATGGCAGTGTGCGGGCGGATCACGGTGGTCAATCCCGGCAGCGTCGGCCTGCCCGCCTACGACGACGATGCACCGCCCCACGCCATGGCCTCGGGCTCGCCACACGCCCGGTACGCTCTGCTGTCGCCCTCGCCCTCAGGCTGGGACGTGCTGCTAACGGCTGTGCCTTACGACTGGGAGCGCGCTGCCCGACTGGCGCAGGCCAATGGCCGCAGCGACTGGGCGCGCTGGCTGGCGACTGGCCTGGCCTGA